A window of Limanda limanda chromosome 4, fLimLim1.1, whole genome shotgun sequence genomic DNA:
GGGACAGCTCACTGTTAATTTGAATTTCCTTCTTGAGGAACGCTTGGGTGGAAAACCGTCTGGATGTATCTAGCATCTCAAAAAGCAGTGCCCCCAACTGCCAGACTGTCATGGGGCCGGGCGTGTACTCCCCTCTGaagagaaactctggaggagcACGAGTATGGGCTCCTACAATATGCAAGATAGAATGAGGAGCAGATTGAGAATAGCTCAAGAGATCAACAGATTAATGAAAAGAAGGATTAGGAGATATGCAAGTACCTGGCAAGTAGTAGTATCGGACGTTGATGAAAATGCAGCCAGATCCGAAGTCAATGATCCGCACTTTAGGAACAGCATGGCCCAATTCAATTAGAATATTCTCTGGTCTGAGATCTCGGTGGAAGACGCCCTTTTTCTCTAAATCTATGGCTGCCTTCAACAGCTGTTCCATGATTACCTGAAACAGATTAAGAGACACACCTTGTCCTTACTTAGGTGTAAGGGACGAGGTGGCACTGACAAACAAGGGTTATTTAGTAGCTGCTCTGGATCGTACCAGAGCTATGGACTCATAACATCGTAGTTCAAACTGAGTTCAAATTTCTATTTTGTCCTGACCACTTGAAAGAATAAGCTGAGCTCCAAAGGCCTTTCTTAGTTCTGGGAGCAGCAACTCAAATTACAACCTGAGTACAAGGTTTATTTAGTGGCTGTTTTGGAGCTTTTGATCATATCATGTGATCTCCAATTGGTTTTGAAATTACTTTTTCGACCTTTCAACCAATAATAAATCCATAAGTTACAACTTTATAGTGGAGGTCACTAGAACATGAAACTCAAAGAAATGCGCTCCACCAACATCAGTACCTTTGCCTTGCTCTCGTCCCTCAGATCAAAGTTCTCATTTATGTAGCACAGGAGGTTTCGACTGAGGACTGGTCTCTCCATCACGAGAACAATCACATCGTCCACGTCATACCAGTCCAGTAAATTCACGGCCGCAGATTTGCCCACTATCTCTTGTCCACCTGCGGCTTTGTGCATAAGGACGACCTCTGTGGGGATATAATACCGCCTCCCATTTAACCTCTAAAGGAAAAAGTACATGCGTTTTCCTCatcaacaacagacacacaaggaaaacaGTGATTTCAACAGTTTAGTGCTGAGTCACCCGGTCAGGTCACTCACCAATGCAAGATTTAACACTTTGGTCTTTAGGACGTATTTTATCGCCACCTACAGGACAGATCATGAAAATGTTAGTAGAAGAGTTGGTAACTGTGCATGTGAGTTGTGAGAATACACAAATTATACACAGAGAAGCAGGTAAGCCTGGAacaatttcaaaatatattaaactatttgCTTTTTAACAAAtggtaaacaaggaatgacttaatGGTGCACCTTAATGAACATCAATGCACAATGATGTTGGATATTAATACTTACTGATAATCCATCTGATATTCTCATGCCAGCATTCACACATGCAGTGCTGGACTGTTTAAGCCTGTTAAGCATCAGGTATTTGGCCTCAAGGTCAcctacacagacaaacacagacacatgttttACTATAGTCATTAAAAACCTGACGACATCAGTACAtctaatttaacatttaaaatttttCCAAGACTGACACAGCAGGAAATCCTCCATAGATTTCTCTGCGAGTGAGTATTGAGAGCAACTACTGATCTCAATTTGAGCCTGATCTTATTGCTTTAATCCAAAAGCAGCCCAAACATGTTCTTTTAAACTACTACCTTACCTTTAAAGGTATGGCCCAATAGCAAGGCGATCTCATCTTGGGAGAATCGATCTGAGCCTATGGCGCTCTCCCCTGGCATCTCGGCTGATTTCAAGGACTATGCTGGAAGCTCTTCCCTTTTTGCCTGGTGAGTCCTGTTCTGTGGTGGCAACTTCATTGGAAACGAAATGTACACATTCTGGAGGGTCAACCAGCCTGGATGCACCTCGTAGATGCACTTCTGGTTTCAACAGACACTGCCACTGATATGTAAAGGAAGCTGCCTTTGATGACACACTGTTTAAAGCCAACTGCCTTTGTTGCCAAACTGGAGGCAGATGCCTTTGATGTCAAACTGTTTGGAGGCAGATGCCTTTGATGTCaaactgtttggaggcagctgcatttgttgccacactgttcactagacgaaaagccGAACTTCTGCCATGGAAACCTCTGGAAACAAATGGGAACGCGCCTAATTCCTGGCAGTTAGTCCGCGTTCGCCAGCGGCAATAACGGGAAGTAACGGGC
This region includes:
- the LOC132999573 gene encoding serine/threonine-protein kinase pim-1-like; amino-acid sequence: MPGESAIGSDRFSQDEIALLLGHTFKGDLEAKYLMLNRLKQSSTACVNAGMRISDGLSVAIKYVLKTKVLNLALRLNGRRYYIPTEVVLMHKAAGGQEIVGKSAAVNLLDWYDVDDVIVLVMERPVLSRNLLCYINENFDLRDESKAKVIMEQLLKAAIDLEKKGVFHRDLRPENILIELGHAVPKVRIIDFGSGCIFINVRYYYLPGAHTRAPPEFLFRGEYTPGPMTVWQLGALLFEMLDTSRRFSTQAFLKKEIQINSELSQECQDLLRRCLAFKPQDRIMLKQLHEHPWLQCDP